The following nucleotide sequence is from Halogeometricum borinquense DSM 11551.
CGCGAAGACCAGTGTATCGACTGCATGCTCTGTGTCGATATCTGCCCGGTTGACGCCATCGACGTGGACGCGTCGCGCGCCTGAGACACAGCGCGCGCCAGAGAGCGACCGCAGGTCGGCGTGGGAACGAACCTGTTGGGGATTATCTATTTGTTACCACCGGACGAAGCTCTCTGTGCGATGACAAGCAACGAGGTCACTGACCTTCTCAAGAAGGCCTATCAGGACGAGTTAGAGACGGTGATGAACTACCTGACGAACTCTATCGTTCTCGACGGCGTCCGCGCCGAGGAGATAAAGGGGTCGCTCCAAGCCGACATCCAAGAGGAACTGAACCACGCGGAACTGCTCGGCAACCGACTGAAGCAACTGGACGAAAAACCGCCGGGATCAGCCGAGTTCGAGGCGAATCAGATGAATCTCCAACCGCCAGCGGACAGCACGGACGTTCTCTCGGTCATCGAGGGCGTCCTGACTGCCGAAGAAGATGCCATCTCGACGTACCGTGACCTCATTGCCGCCGCAGAGGAGGCGAACGACCCTGTTACTGAAGACCTCGCGGTGACGGTACTGGCCGACGAGGAAGCCCACCGGACGGAGTTCCGCGGCTTCCGCAAAGAGTACAAGAAAGACTGACGACTCCTCGGGAACGGCGACCGCTGTCGCGCCTCAGTCGGCCGCCGTGGACGCCGTTCCGTCGCTTTCGACCGATGCGCCCTGTTTCGATTCTAACGCTTCAACCAGCAACTCAGCGATGTCGATAATCTCGATGTCGTCCTCGTAGTCGCCGGTCTTCCGACCGTCTTCGTACATCGTCGCACACATCGGGCAGGCGACGACGAACTTCTCGACGGCCGCGCCCGCGTCGGTGTCCTCGAGCGCTTCGCGCAGGCGTTCTTCGCTCGGTTTCGTCTCCTCTTCGAGTTCCATCCAGAGACCGCCACCGCCACCACCGCAACAGAACGAATCAGAGCGGTTACGGGGCATCTCCGCGAGCGTCGCGCCCGTCGCGCGGACGAGCTCGCGCGGTGCTTCGTACTCGTCGTTGTACCGGCCGAGGTGGCACGGGTCGTGGTAAGTGACGGTGTAATTGATTTCCGTCCCGTCAAGACCGACGCGCCCGGACTCAACGAGCGATTCGACCACCTGCGTGTAGTGGAAGACAGGATAGTCGAATTCGGGGTCCATTTCGGGGTACTCGTTCAGGAACGTGTTGTACGAGTGGGGGTCCGTACAGACGATTTTGTCGAACTCGCAGTCGTGAATCGCGTCTGCGTTGTCCTCGACTAGCATCTCGTACAGTCCCTCCTCACCGACGCGGCGCACGTCGTTGCCGTCGTGTTGTTCGTCCTCGTAGAGAATGCCGTAGGAGACACCCGTGAGTTCGAACAGACGGGCGAGCGAACGCGCGACGCGGCGGTTGCGTTCGTCATAGGACGGGTAATCACCGACGTACCAGAGGAACTCGACTTCCTCCTCGCGGGCGTCGGGCACCTCGAAGTCGAGGTCACGGGTCCAGTCGGGGCGTTTTCTGGCCGGGTTGCCGAAGGCGTTGCCGTTCTGGAAGATGTTCATCATCGCCTCTTGGACGGGTTCTTGCGTCTGCCCCGTCTCCGTGAGCCGACGGTTCATCTCCGTGAAGTGGCTCAGATGCTCGATGTCAACCGGGCAGGCGTCCATACAGGCCATACAGGCCATACAGGATTCCATCGTGGACGAATCGATGACCGAGGTGCCGCCGTCGGCGACGATATCGATCTCTTCTGTCCGCCCCGCATCGAGGTCCTCACGGTACTGCTTCAGGTCGAGAATCACATCTCGGGGGTCGAGCGGCCGTCCCGATTCCTTGGCCGGACAGACCGACGAACACCGGCCACACTTCGTACAGGCGTCGGTATCGAGTATCTGCTTCCACGAGAGGTCCTCGATAGACGTGTACCCGATTTCGTCGGGACTTTCGTCCTCGGGGACGCCCGGCAGACGTTTGCCAGCCTTCTCGTCGGCCGTCACGACGTTGGCGAACGACGAAATCATGTGGAACGGCTTGGCGTAGGGAACGAACGCGACGAAGCCGAGAGCGATGAGCGCGTGCGACCACCAACCGGCCCAGTAGAGCATCTCAGCCGTCCCGGGTGACATCCCGGCGGTCTCGAAGACGATGGCGACGAAGTAGCCGACGAACGAGACGGTTTCCCAGTCGGGGAACTCCGTCCCGAGGATACGCAGACCTTCGATGACGTAGCCGCCCGCGCCGAGAACGAACAGCGTCCAGATGAACAGGTCGTCCTCACGTCCGGTGTGTTTGCCCCACAGGCGTTTCTCACGCACGACGTACCGGCGGTAGATTGCCATGCCGACGCCGATAACGAACAGGAAGCCGAGGGCGTCCATAACGAACGAGTACGAGAGATAGAAGTCCCCTTTGAAGAAGGACATCCCCGTGAGCTTGCGGTAGATGTCCATGTCGATGAAGAGGATAGTCGTCCCGATGAGGAGCGTCAGAAAGCCCC
It contains:
- a CDS encoding ferritin-like domain-containing protein produces the protein MTSNEVTDLLKKAYQDELETVMNYLTNSIVLDGVRAEEIKGSLQADIQEELNHAELLGNRLKQLDEKPPGSAEFEANQMNLQPPADSTDVLSVIEGVLTAEEDAISTYRDLIAAAEEANDPVTEDLAVTVLADEEAHRTEFRGFRKEYKKD
- a CDS encoding heterodisulfide reductase-related iron-sulfur binding cluster — protein: MTILQSEPTRETFWTISPVGEVVFYALATTAILVFLYGVYERFSRYTQGEEDAFERLDDLPGRIARASKVVFSNEKQFDRDLYGGVMHAFILWGFLTLLIGTTILFIDMDIYRKLTGMSFFKGDFYLSYSFVMDALGFLFVIGVGMAIYRRYVVREKRLWGKHTGREDDLFIWTLFVLGAGGYVIEGLRILGTEFPDWETVSFVGYFVAIVFETAGMSPGTAEMLYWAGWWSHALIALGFVAFVPYAKPFHMISSFANVVTADEKAGKRLPGVPEDESPDEIGYTSIEDLSWKQILDTDACTKCGRCSSVCPAKESGRPLDPRDVILDLKQYREDLDAGRTEEIDIVADGGTSVIDSSTMESCMACMACMDACPVDIEHLSHFTEMNRRLTETGQTQEPVQEAMMNIFQNGNAFGNPARKRPDWTRDLDFEVPDAREEEVEFLWYVGDYPSYDERNRRVARSLARLFELTGVSYGILYEDEQHDGNDVRRVGEEGLYEMLVEDNADAIHDCEFDKIVCTDPHSYNTFLNEYPEMDPEFDYPVFHYTQVVESLVESGRVGLDGTEINYTVTYHDPCHLGRYNDEYEAPRELVRATGATLAEMPRNRSDSFCCGGGGGGLWMELEEETKPSEERLREALEDTDAGAAVEKFVVACPMCATMYEDGRKTGDYEDDIEIIDIAELLVEALESKQGASVESDGTASTAAD